In Sporichthya polymorpha DSM 43042, a genomic segment contains:
- a CDS encoding mannosyltransferase family protein — translation MSDLRAALERARPRGVDAIALRYWLLSRIGILTLVSAGAWLFAENREGRTPVDYLDRWTQWDTVHYVTIARWGYDGEPGIGQVAPLEAFFPGYPLAIRALHTISGLDHVVAGLAISLVASAVAIVALARLAAIEAAPGTEPAALAERTVLLFVLAPSAVFLAAAYTEALFLAFAFPAWLCARKGRWAAAGVLAALACGVRITGVFVAAALVVEFLTATDGRRRWRSAPWLALPALPVAAYFTYLHDRTGDWNAWQHAQERGWYRTFHWPWEALANTWEAAYDEKQSTVFAWNFGAEIVAVGIGIALTLWLLRKRRWAEATYIGLQLYAFTTSYWFFSVPRSTLTWWPLWIALAAWTLRRPVVLQGYLAVIAPFAVAFVLLFSNGRWAG, via the coding sequence GTGAGCGATCTCCGCGCGGCGCTCGAGCGGGCGCGGCCGCGCGGCGTCGACGCCATCGCCCTGCGCTACTGGCTGCTGAGCCGGATCGGGATCCTCACCCTCGTCAGCGCCGGTGCGTGGCTGTTCGCCGAGAACCGCGAGGGCCGCACACCGGTCGACTACCTGGACCGATGGACGCAGTGGGACACCGTCCACTACGTCACGATCGCGCGCTGGGGTTACGACGGCGAGCCCGGCATTGGGCAGGTCGCGCCGCTGGAGGCGTTCTTCCCCGGCTACCCGCTGGCGATCCGGGCGCTTCACACGATCAGCGGCCTGGACCACGTCGTCGCCGGGCTCGCGATCTCGCTGGTCGCCAGCGCGGTCGCGATCGTCGCGCTCGCCCGGCTCGCTGCGATCGAGGCCGCGCCGGGGACGGAGCCCGCCGCCCTCGCCGAGCGGACGGTGCTGCTGTTCGTCCTCGCCCCGTCGGCGGTGTTCCTCGCCGCGGCGTACACGGAGGCGCTGTTCCTCGCGTTCGCGTTCCCGGCCTGGCTGTGCGCGCGCAAGGGCCGGTGGGCGGCCGCCGGTGTCCTGGCGGCGCTGGCGTGCGGGGTCCGGATCACCGGGGTCTTCGTCGCGGCGGCGCTCGTCGTCGAGTTCCTCACCGCGACCGACGGCCGGCGGCGGTGGCGCTCCGCGCCCTGGCTGGCGCTGCCCGCGCTGCCGGTCGCGGCGTACTTCACCTACCTCCACGACCGCACCGGGGACTGGAACGCCTGGCAGCACGCGCAGGAGCGCGGCTGGTACCGCACCTTCCACTGGCCGTGGGAGGCGCTGGCCAACACGTGGGAGGCGGCGTACGACGAGAAGCAGTCGACGGTCTTCGCCTGGAACTTCGGTGCGGAGATCGTCGCCGTCGGGATCGGGATCGCGCTCACGTTGTGGCTGCTGCGCAAGCGGCGCTGGGCCGAGGCCACCTACATCGGCCTGCAGCTGTACGCGTTCACGACGTCGTACTGGTTCTTCTCCGTCCCGCGCTCGACCCTGACCTGGTGGCCGCTGTGGATCGCGCTGGCCGCCTGGACCCTGCGCCGGCCGGTGGTTCTGCAGGGCTACCTGGCGGTGATCGCGCCGTTCGCCGTCGCCTTCGTCCTGCTGTTCAGCAACGGCCGGTGGGCGGGCTGA
- a CDS encoding maleylpyruvate isomerase family mycothiol-dependent enzyme, with translation MLPPVEHAEYVAGVSEEIVRFAGLVANADLDAPVPSCPEWDLGKLTRHSGTVHRWIVHILRTGSTERVSPREVDLGLPAQRTGLPAWLAAGASPLRAALATDPNRPVWTWGSGGNAGWWARRVLHETTVHRMDAQLALGLEPEIAPAIAYDAIEEFLTNLPAVAADNIKGLPTGDSLHLHATDGPGEWTIQLTDGGFTWNSDHGKASVALRGTLADLLLLLYGRRRPHDGDRFEVFGDLAVADRWLAATQL, from the coding sequence ATGCTTCCGCCCGTGGAGCACGCTGAGTACGTCGCCGGGGTCTCGGAGGAGATCGTCCGCTTCGCGGGTCTGGTGGCGAACGCGGACCTCGACGCTCCCGTCCCCAGCTGCCCCGAGTGGGACCTCGGCAAGCTGACCCGGCACTCCGGGACGGTCCATCGCTGGATCGTCCACATCCTGCGCACCGGCTCCACCGAGCGGGTCTCCCCCCGGGAGGTCGACCTCGGTCTGCCGGCACAGCGCACGGGGCTGCCGGCCTGGCTCGCCGCGGGCGCCTCGCCGCTCCGCGCCGCCCTCGCCACGGACCCGAACCGGCCGGTGTGGACCTGGGGCTCGGGTGGGAACGCGGGCTGGTGGGCCCGCCGGGTGCTGCACGAGACGACCGTGCACCGGATGGACGCGCAGCTGGCGCTGGGTCTGGAGCCGGAGATCGCGCCCGCCATCGCGTACGACGCCATCGAGGAGTTCCTGACGAACCTCCCCGCGGTCGCGGCGGACAACATCAAGGGTCTGCCGACGGGGGATTCGCTGCACCTGCACGCCACCGACGGTCCGGGCGAGTGGACGATCCAGCTCACCGACGGCGGGTTCACCTGGAACTCCGACCACGGCAAGGCCTCGGTCGCCCTGCGCGGCACGCTCGCCGACCTGCTGCTCCTGCTCTACGGCCGGCGCCGTCCCCACGACGGGGACCGGTTCGAGGTCTTCGGCGATCTCGCCGTCGCCGACCGTTGGCTCGCCGCCACCCAGCTCTGA
- a CDS encoding site-specific integrase, which translates to MTARRSRGDGGLYWSESRGRWIAEVTVGFSPAGKRIVRKASGRSKTEAQRKLKEILRDQDDGFAVAPRGYSVADAVNDWLTYGLSNRSQATRDKYKFLADGHVIPALGARKLVDLTADEVDRWLAAKAKELSTSSLRNIRSILKRAIDRAQARDKVRRNVVLLSETPTGRTGRPSKALTLAQAEALLEAAADSTLHAYIVLSMLVGARTEELRALTWSHVDLAGNPDANPPVPPTLMVWRSARAGGDTKTRKSRRTLALPRRCVVALTEHRRAQAAVRLAAGSSWQDLDLVFASAVGTQLDAHNVRRAFRRVVKAAGLEPTEWTPRELRHSFVSLLSDAGVPLENISRLVGHSGSTVTELVYRKQIRPVIADGAEAMDRIFADPRRPASEPGV; encoded by the coding sequence ATGACCGCCAGACGCAGCCGCGGAGACGGCGGGCTCTACTGGAGCGAATCCCGTGGCCGGTGGATCGCCGAGGTCACAGTCGGATTCTCGCCCGCCGGCAAGCGGATCGTTCGGAAGGCGAGCGGAAGGTCGAAGACCGAGGCCCAGCGCAAACTCAAGGAAATACTCCGGGACCAGGACGACGGCTTCGCCGTGGCTCCCCGCGGCTACTCGGTGGCCGACGCAGTGAACGACTGGCTGACCTACGGTCTGAGCAACCGCAGCCAGGCCACCCGCGACAAATACAAGTTCCTCGCCGACGGTCACGTGATCCCAGCGCTCGGCGCCCGAAAACTCGTCGACCTCACGGCGGACGAAGTCGACCGCTGGCTCGCGGCCAAGGCAAAGGAACTGAGCACCAGCTCGCTGCGCAACATCCGGTCGATCCTCAAGAGGGCAATCGACCGTGCGCAGGCGCGCGACAAGGTCCGGCGCAACGTGGTCCTGCTTTCCGAGACACCGACCGGCCGCACCGGACGACCGTCCAAGGCTTTGACGCTCGCCCAGGCCGAGGCCCTCCTTGAGGCGGCCGCCGACAGCACCCTGCACGCCTACATCGTGCTGTCGATGCTCGTCGGAGCGCGCACCGAGGAGCTCCGGGCACTCACCTGGTCCCACGTCGACCTCGCGGGCAACCCGGACGCGAACCCGCCGGTCCCGCCGACACTGATGGTCTGGCGGTCCGCCCGGGCCGGCGGGGACACCAAGACCCGGAAGTCCCGGCGCACGCTCGCACTTCCCCGGCGCTGCGTTGTGGCGCTCACCGAGCATCGTCGGGCTCAGGCCGCCGTTCGGCTGGCCGCGGGGAGCAGCTGGCAGGACCTGGACCTGGTATTCGCCTCAGCCGTCGGCACCCAGCTCGACGCCCACAACGTCCGCCGAGCCTTCCGTCGCGTGGTCAAGGCGGCGGGACTGGAGCCGACGGAGTGGACCCCGCGCGAGCTGCGACACAGCTTCGTCTCGCTGCTGTCCGATGCGGGTGTCCCGCTGGAGAACATCTCTCGCCTGGTCGGCCACAGCGGCAGCACCGTCACCGAGCTGGTGTACCGAAAGCAGATCCGACCGGTGATCGCCGACGGAGCCGAGGCGATGGATCGCATCTTCGCCGATCCGCGGCGACCTGCTTCGGAGCCTGGCGTCTAG
- a CDS encoding glycosyltransferase family 87 protein, translated as MVVPATATRAAPPTRAEAISPDRVAPSLDDPVLRSGSEVLGGPAGRRRASATGWWTPLRVLLALATVVLALGVLERADCRENAWSRDDGQQFVHACYSDIPHMYRERGFAEGAIPYVDTGDWQALEYPVLSGLVMWVSAEFTSLIADGTADARAVRYYDVNAVLLGLAGLALVATTMLLAGRRRPWDAALVAASPLLALHGTINWDLIAVALATGALLAWARRRPGWCGVLLGLGVAAKLYPVVLLLPLALVCIRARRWRPLIWTVATTAATWLAVNLPVMLAAPEGWRAFYEFNADRGADFGSFWYVLDQNGHGVGSLDVVSTALMIAAFAAIAVLAFLAPQPPRLMQLAFLTVAAFLIFNKVWSPQYALWLLPLAALARPRWRDLTIWQAGEVIYFFAVWYYLLGGFDRGLPIDAYGVTVGLRLVCLLWLVAVVVRDVLRPACDPVRADGVEDDPAAGWAATAPAVRPEPTEVAPVGAPA; from the coding sequence GTGGTGGTCCCGGCAACGGCAACCCGGGCGGCGCCACCAACCCGGGCGGAGGCAATTAGCCCGGACCGGGTCGCGCCCTCGCTCGACGACCCCGTCCTCCGGTCGGGCAGCGAGGTTCTCGGCGGCCCGGCCGGACGGCGGCGGGCGTCCGCGACGGGCTGGTGGACACCGCTGCGGGTCCTGCTCGCGCTGGCCACGGTGGTGCTGGCGCTCGGCGTTCTCGAGCGCGCGGACTGCCGTGAGAACGCGTGGAGCCGTGACGACGGCCAGCAGTTCGTCCACGCCTGCTATTCCGACATCCCGCACATGTACCGGGAGCGCGGGTTCGCCGAGGGGGCCATTCCCTACGTCGACACCGGCGACTGGCAGGCGCTGGAGTACCCGGTGCTGTCCGGCCTCGTCATGTGGGTCAGCGCGGAGTTCACGTCGCTGATCGCCGACGGCACGGCGGACGCACGAGCCGTCCGCTACTACGACGTCAACGCCGTCCTGCTCGGCCTCGCCGGGCTGGCGCTGGTCGCGACCACGATGCTGCTCGCCGGCCGCCGACGACCCTGGGACGCCGCGCTGGTCGCGGCGTCCCCGCTGCTGGCGCTGCACGGCACGATCAACTGGGACCTGATCGCGGTCGCGCTCGCGACGGGTGCCCTGCTCGCGTGGGCCCGCCGACGCCCCGGCTGGTGCGGTGTCCTGCTCGGGCTCGGCGTCGCGGCGAAGCTCTATCCGGTCGTACTCCTGCTGCCGCTGGCGCTGGTGTGCATCCGCGCGCGGCGCTGGCGACCGCTGATCTGGACGGTCGCGACGACGGCCGCCACCTGGCTCGCGGTGAACCTGCCGGTGATGCTGGCGGCCCCCGAAGGTTGGCGCGCGTTCTACGAGTTCAACGCCGACCGCGGTGCCGACTTCGGCTCGTTCTGGTACGTCCTCGACCAGAACGGCCACGGCGTCGGCTCCCTCGACGTCGTCAGCACCGCCCTGATGATCGCGGCCTTCGCCGCCATCGCGGTGCTCGCCTTCCTCGCCCCGCAGCCCCCGCGGCTGATGCAGCTCGCGTTCCTCACGGTCGCGGCGTTCCTGATCTTCAACAAGGTCTGGTCGCCGCAGTACGCGCTCTGGTTGCTCCCGCTCGCCGCCCTGGCCCGGCCGCGCTGGCGTGACCTGACGATCTGGCAGGCCGGGGAGGTGATCTACTTCTTCGCGGTCTGGTACTACCTGCTCGGCGGCTTCGACCGGGGCCTGCCGATCGACGCGTACGGGGTGACGGTGGGGCTGCGGCTGGTCTGCCTGCTCTGGCTCGTCGCCGTCGTGGTGCGTGACGTCCTCCGTCCCGCCTGCGACCCGGTCCGAGCCGACGGCGTCGAGGACGATCCCGCCGCCGGATGGGCCGCGACCGCACCTGCGGTTCGACCGGAACCCACGGAGGTCGCACCGGTCGGGGCTCCGGCGTGA
- a CDS encoding Shedu immune nuclease family protein, translated as MPVINFENPFESTEVDYANGRLPSRIYVSKSFIAQWGQDEGHPTRYIYRVFDEVLTPDEADWDWTTEVVSTTPGGRKQLQLQVARVEGAVRKLRIQKAPTSGDLTRLEPVLELDRAQAARLISTLRAVDLVPVEGEQGIVVDEDLLREVLADPAAVEQLYSRDRARFRAMIESDGEAEDVVALQRRRGVVALMREWLSDDDAFDEAAAAAGGPEKAWQRLLEDNPWVLGIGLGGQLFTAWDAARLEQTVVGRSITSVGKRVDALLRTAGIIRSLAFAEVKHHRTKLLAQDYRSGCWPPSADLSGGVVQAQQTVELACSSIGEYLHDVSEQGEMLPTGTFVVRPRSFLVVGSLSQLTGPSGSPVPDQVRSFELFRRNLYEPEVITFDELLARAAWHVEMASESTDEC; from the coding sequence ATGCCTGTCATCAACTTCGAGAACCCGTTCGAGAGCACTGAGGTCGACTACGCGAACGGCCGCTTGCCCTCGCGCATCTACGTCTCGAAGAGCTTCATCGCCCAGTGGGGTCAGGACGAGGGCCACCCCACGCGCTACATCTACCGAGTGTTTGACGAGGTCCTCACTCCGGACGAGGCCGACTGGGATTGGACTACCGAAGTGGTATCGACGACTCCTGGCGGACGGAAGCAATTGCAGCTGCAGGTTGCTCGCGTTGAAGGGGCCGTCCGGAAGCTGCGGATCCAGAAGGCTCCGACATCGGGCGACTTGACGAGGCTTGAGCCCGTCCTCGAGCTCGATAGGGCGCAAGCCGCGCGGCTCATCTCGACTCTTCGCGCGGTGGATCTCGTTCCGGTCGAGGGAGAGCAGGGCATCGTCGTCGACGAGGACCTTCTGCGTGAGGTACTCGCCGACCCGGCTGCCGTCGAGCAGTTGTATTCGCGGGATCGGGCTCGGTTCCGGGCGATGATCGAGTCTGATGGGGAAGCGGAGGACGTCGTCGCGCTCCAGCGACGCCGTGGCGTCGTGGCCTTGATGCGCGAGTGGCTGTCAGACGACGATGCCTTCGACGAAGCTGCCGCGGCGGCGGGCGGTCCGGAAAAGGCTTGGCAGCGGCTCCTGGAAGACAATCCGTGGGTGCTCGGCATCGGCCTCGGCGGGCAGCTATTCACCGCCTGGGACGCGGCGAGGCTGGAGCAGACCGTCGTAGGGCGGTCGATTACATCCGTCGGAAAGCGCGTAGATGCACTGCTGCGGACGGCGGGCATCATCCGCTCTCTCGCTTTCGCGGAGGTCAAGCACCACCGTACGAAGCTCCTCGCGCAGGACTACCGGTCGGGTTGCTGGCCGCCGTCTGCTGATCTTTCCGGGGGCGTAGTCCAGGCGCAGCAGACGGTTGAGCTCGCATGCAGTTCGATCGGCGAGTATCTTCACGACGTCTCGGAGCAGGGCGAGATGCTCCCGACCGGGACGTTCGTGGTCCGGCCTCGGTCCTTCCTCGTCGTCGGCAGCCTTAGTCAGCTGACCGGGCCTTCGGGGAGCCCGGTGCCTGACCAGGTACGGAGCTTCGAGCTCTTTCGGCGGAACCTCTACGAACCGGAGGTCATCACTTTCGATGAGCTGCTCGCGCGTGCGGCGTGGCATGTCGAGATGGCCTCGGAATCCACGGACGAATGCTGA
- a CDS encoding transglycosylase domain-containing protein translates to MASKNPFRRRNDEKTAAGPLAAEDAWFRPDPPAPAGRPARRSTAAPNDETGPLPKVAADEPTESFARPKFDDKKPAGVRAAAGSSGAGAGKARSSGASGKAGGGSAGARGTGGRGGSGKGSGSGSGGGGRGPGRKWWGGAAGPPGKPKSKKKRRLQRALWASLAVGVIGFFMMIIAYSRIEIPEPNEVATYQTSRVYYAGNEVELGRFGEINRTIVGLDKMPPSLRDAVLAAENRSFYSDNGVSPRGMFRAFWNNLRGGSTQGGSTITQQYVKNTYLSSERSVQRKLKEALLAIKIDREKSKDQILEDYLNTIYLGRGAYGVQAAAKAYWNKDVQNLSASEGIALAAIIQRPSAYEPSDEDGLRRLRDRWGYVADAMVTTKALTPEARAALKFPKFPKQAKAQSRYGGQRGYILTAVKKELQRRGLSADDIENKGYRIITTIDEEAEKAALDAVAKEFPKTQNKGLRTGLVAVEPGTGRVLAMYGGPDFLGKGRYAQVNTATYPIQSGSTMKIFTTAALLEEGYSLNSTFWGNSPLSLPGSKPVNNEFNQDYGSAVSLRTSLAQSINTAFVQATMKIGAQKVRQAMVRAGIPNNTPGLETNARITLGIASTPAIDVAGALATICGGGIKAEPHLVERVLMPNGGEVPIRKPDISPEPVFEPHVISGTLEAMEGVVKGGTGTRAKALNRPVAGKTGTHEDLTAWFSGCTPQVAASVVYFKGDGTKSLDGSAGMSTFFGGTYPAQTWTTFMKGALKGQPVKDFPIVKTSPTSTPTPSKDPYDPGGFDGVDPGTGLPPSGPGPIFPTFDPGPTTVPTPTPEPTPKPSPTATGSATPNPSDEPEPSPSAGGGGPGNGGGPGNGGGPGNGNPGGATNPGGGN, encoded by the coding sequence GTGGCTTCCAAGAATCCGTTCCGCCGGCGGAACGACGAGAAGACGGCGGCGGGACCGCTCGCGGCCGAGGACGCCTGGTTCCGCCCGGACCCGCCGGCTCCGGCCGGTCGGCCGGCGCGGCGATCCACCGCGGCACCGAACGACGAGACCGGGCCGCTCCCGAAGGTCGCGGCGGACGAACCGACGGAGTCGTTCGCCCGGCCGAAGTTCGACGACAAGAAGCCGGCCGGCGTTCGCGCCGCCGCGGGCAGCAGCGGGGCCGGCGCCGGCAAGGCGCGGAGCTCCGGGGCGAGCGGCAAGGCCGGCGGGGGTTCCGCGGGCGCCCGGGGCACCGGCGGCCGCGGAGGCTCCGGCAAGGGTTCGGGCAGCGGTTCCGGTGGCGGGGGCCGCGGGCCCGGCCGTAAGTGGTGGGGCGGCGCCGCCGGCCCGCCCGGCAAGCCGAAGAGCAAGAAGAAGCGCCGGCTCCAGCGCGCGCTGTGGGCCTCGCTGGCCGTCGGCGTCATCGGCTTCTTCATGATGATCATCGCCTACTCGCGGATCGAGATCCCCGAGCCGAACGAGGTCGCGACCTACCAGACCTCGCGCGTCTACTACGCCGGCAACGAGGTCGAGCTCGGCCGGTTCGGCGAGATCAACCGCACGATCGTGGGCCTGGACAAGATGCCCCCGTCGCTGCGGGACGCCGTGCTCGCGGCGGAGAACCGCAGCTTCTACTCCGACAACGGTGTCTCGCCCCGCGGCATGTTCCGCGCGTTCTGGAACAACCTGCGCGGCGGGTCGACCCAGGGTGGTTCGACCATCACCCAGCAGTACGTGAAGAACACGTACCTGTCCTCGGAGCGGTCCGTCCAGCGCAAGCTCAAGGAGGCGCTGCTCGCGATCAAGATCGACCGCGAGAAGTCCAAGGACCAGATCCTCGAGGACTACCTGAACACCATCTACCTCGGGCGCGGCGCCTACGGCGTGCAGGCCGCGGCGAAGGCGTACTGGAACAAGGACGTCCAGAACCTCTCGGCCTCCGAGGGGATCGCGCTCGCCGCAATCATCCAGCGGCCCAGCGCGTACGAGCCGAGCGACGAGGACGGTCTGCGTCGCCTGCGCGACCGCTGGGGCTACGTCGCGGACGCGATGGTGACGACGAAGGCACTGACGCCCGAGGCCCGGGCCGCGCTGAAGTTCCCGAAGTTCCCGAAGCAGGCCAAGGCGCAGAGCCGGTACGGCGGTCAGCGCGGCTACATCCTCACCGCGGTGAAGAAGGAGCTGCAGCGCCGCGGTCTGTCGGCGGACGACATCGAGAACAAGGGCTACCGCATCATCACGACCATCGACGAGGAGGCCGAGAAGGCCGCCCTCGACGCGGTCGCCAAGGAATTCCCGAAGACGCAGAACAAGGGCCTGCGCACCGGCCTGGTCGCGGTCGAGCCAGGGACCGGTCGCGTCCTCGCGATGTACGGCGGTCCCGACTTCCTGGGCAAGGGCCGGTACGCGCAGGTGAACACCGCGACGTACCCGATCCAGTCCGGCTCGACGATGAAGATCTTCACCACCGCCGCGCTGCTGGAGGAGGGGTACTCCCTCAACAGCACCTTCTGGGGCAACTCGCCGCTGTCCCTGCCGGGGTCCAAGCCGGTCAACAACGAGTTCAACCAGGACTACGGTTCGGCGGTCTCGCTGCGGACCTCGCTCGCGCAGTCGATCAACACCGCGTTCGTCCAGGCCACGATGAAGATCGGGGCGCAGAAGGTCCGCCAGGCGATGGTCCGGGCGGGCATCCCGAACAACACCCCGGGTCTGGAGACCAACGCCCGCATCACCCTCGGCATCGCCTCGACGCCCGCGATCGACGTGGCCGGCGCGCTCGCGACGATCTGCGGCGGCGGCATCAAGGCCGAGCCGCACCTGGTCGAGCGCGTACTGATGCCGAACGGCGGTGAGGTGCCGATCCGCAAGCCGGACATCTCGCCCGAGCCCGTCTTCGAGCCGCACGTCATCTCCGGGACGCTCGAGGCGATGGAGGGGGTCGTGAAGGGCGGTACCGGCACCCGCGCCAAGGCGCTGAACCGTCCGGTCGCCGGCAAGACCGGTACCCACGAGGACCTGACCGCGTGGTTCTCCGGGTGCACCCCGCAGGTCGCGGCCTCGGTCGTGTACTTCAAGGGCGACGGCACCAAGTCGCTCGACGGCAGCGCGGGGATGTCCACGTTCTTCGGTGGCACCTACCCGGCCCAGACCTGGACGACGTTCATGAAGGGCGCGCTCAAGGGCCAGCCGGTCAAGGACTTCCCGATCGTCAAGACCAGCCCGACCTCGACGCCGACGCCGAGCAAGGACCCGTACGACCCGGGCGGCTTCGACGGCGTCGACCCCGGCACCGGCCTGCCGCCGAGCGGCCCCGGCCCGATCTTCCCGACGTTCGACCCGGGCCCGACGACGGTCCCGACGCCGACCCCGGAGCCGACGCCCAAGCCCAGCCCGACCGCGACCGGGTCCGCGACACCGAACCCGTCGGACGAGCCGGAGCCCTCGCCGTCAGCGGGCGGTGGCGGACCGGGTAACGGCGGCGGACCGGGTAACGGTGGTGGTCCCGGCAACGGCAACCCGGGCGGCGCCACCAACCCGGGCGGAGGCAATTAG